Genomic window (Corallococcus caeni):
GTGGTGTCGGGAGCGATTGCGTCCTGGGTGGTGCTGGCCGCTGCTCCGGAGCCCGTGTTCACCAAGGCCGCGGCGGTGATTGCCGCCGTGTTCCTGGCGTACGTGGGGGTGAAGTCGTTCCTCACGGTGGTCCGGGCATGCGGTGCGCTGAAGGCGGCGACGGACCGGGCACAGACGTTCCAGGAGCTGGAGGAAGCGGCGGACGCGTTCGCGCAGACACTGGGGCCGGAGGTGGCGCGCATCTTCGTGCTCGCGGTGACGGTGCTGGTGAGTCACGGCGTGACGGTGGGGTTGTCATCCGCGCTCACGTTGATGCCGGGTTTCCCGGATGCGGTGCGGCTGGGCACGGCGCAGGCAGGCTTCAGTGTGGCGCGCGTGCTGGACGTGAGCGCGGTGGCGGTGGTGGACGGAGTGGTGGAGGTGACGCTCGCGTCCACGGCGGTGACGATGGCGGCGGTGGGCCCGCCTCCTCCGAGCAGCTCAGGAGGAGGCCCGGGCAAGTGGGTGCAGGTGAATGAGACGATGTCCGACCGCGCCCGCGAGTATCAGGCCCAGGTGACCGGAGCGCCGAAGGGCTCCGCGTACCGGATCAAGCAGGGGGACGAAGAGGTCGACTTCGATGGCTTCGACCCGAAGGAGGACCTCCTGCTGGAGGCCAAGGGTGAAGGCTACGCGAAGTTCATCCAGGACAACATGACCCTGAAGGAGTTCTACCGGGGCTTCAACAAGGTGCTTGCCCAAGCGCAACGCCAGCTCGATGCGGCAGGAGGACGGCGCATCCGCTGGATTGTCGCGGAGGAGCGGTTCGCCATGTTCCTCCGCAGAGCCTTCGAGGCGAACAACTACCCCATCGAAGTGGTATCCGTTCCACCAATCCGCTGAGGCATGCTGAAGCCATGATGGAGACGTATTACGCAGGCTGTTACTGGCTGGCTCGTCTGGAGCCAATCGAGTCCTGCGCTCAGCGCCTTGAATTCTTTCTCGAGAAGTTGGCCCCGCTCGAGCCAACCTGGAACCGCTGGCATCAATCCGCGGCAACCTTTGAAAAGGCACGCAAGCGACAGGTTCAGCCAGATGCCAAGACACTCGCGAAGCTCCTGGGCCAGAAGAGCAACCGGCTTCGCGACAGCTCCAGCTTCTGGCTCTGGGCGGGCGAGACCCCAGATGAGACCTCGGCGTTCAATGGCAGGTGCGGTGGCTCCTCGATGCACGTGAGCTCCGCCTGCATCCTCAATTCGCTGGGCCAGAGTGAAGTCGCGCAGCGTGTCGTGACCGCCCCCGTCCTGACCGGCCTGGTGCGCGCCATGGCGTTCGCGTGGGAACCCGAGTTCGCCATCGCCACCTCTCATGCGCATCAGGAACGCCTCTCGGCGGGCCAGTTCTCAGCGGCTGGCACCTTCGTCGGCTGGGTCACCTACCTCGCCGACTTCCGCGGGCCCGTGCCCCCGCTGCCCTCCCCCGTCCAGGTGGAGCACATCCCGGACCGGGGCACGCTCATCACCCTCACGCAGGAGAAGTTCTCCGCCTCCAACCCCGCCCACGTCGCCCTCGCCGCGGACGTGCAGGCGCGCCTCCAGGCCGCGGGGCTGCTCACGCCCCTGCGCCCCTGGGGCACTTGAAGCCTCGCCTTCAGCGCCCGGGCTTCGACAGGCGCCGCAGCAACACCTCGTGCGCCGGGTGGCGGGCCACCATCGCCTCCGCGCCCGGCAGCTCGAAGTCCGCGAAGTCGAACCCCGGCGACACCGTGCAGCCCACCAGCGTGTACGCGCCCAGCGGCTCCGCCGCCTGCAGCACCCCCGCCGGCACCAGCACCTGCGGCTGATGGCCCTGCGTCACGTCCCGGCCCAGCACCGTGGACTCCAGCCGGCCGTCCTCGTGCACCAGGTGCAACGCCAGCGGCTCGCCGTCGTGGAACAGCCACAGCTCGTCCGCGCCCACCACCCGGTGCCACGCGGAGAACTCCCCCCGCTGCAGCAGATAGTAGATGGCCGTCCCCGCGGACCTGCGCCCCCGGAGCGTCTGCACCTGGAACGCCGCCCGGTAGGTCTCCCGGTAGTAGCCGCCCTCCGGGTGGGGCTTGAGGTCCAGCCTGCGCACCAGCTCTTCGACCATGGTGAGCCCAGTCTAACGCCGCGCCCCCTCAGGGCTTCTTCTTCTGCTGCTGCATCGCGGACGCCACCAGGTTCATCAGCTTCAGCTGCACCGGCGTCAGCCGCCGCAGGTTGCGCATCAGCCGCCGCATCTCCGGCACCTCCTCGTCACCGCGCGGCCGGGGCTTCTCCTTCGGCGGCGGCGCCGCGAACTCGTCCCCCAACCCCAGGAGGTCATGCGGCGGGATGTTCAGGACGACGCACAGGCGGCGCAGGTTCTGCACGCTCGGCAGCATGTGGCCGCGCTCCAGCCGGCCGTACACCTCCGACGCCATGCCGATGCGGTCCGCCACGTCCGCCTGCGTCAGGCCCAGCTTCACCCGCACCGTCCGCGCCGCCGCCCCGAGGATTCCCGCCAGTTCAGTGTCCATGCCCTTGCCAGTCCCCGGTGCGAAGCGCCTCCATGGCCTCGGCCGCAGGGCATAACCCTGAAGGTCGGGTCATGTCACCTTACCTCTGGCGTTTTTTCCCACCTCCCACCAGGGCCGGCCCCCCCTCTGGCCGCACGGGCGCGGGCCCTCTCAGGGCGTGGGCTCCGGCACG
Coding sequences:
- a CDS encoding restriction endonuclease fold toxin 5 domain-containing protein encodes the protein MDAHRAGVWMLLFVLLTGCAGGPTVRLRTERGTRTYAPVSWDRRVPVSAREFEEALVRLVLDVPLTVRSPRVVRAVARKGAELDRGLGFMLRERYGRWCRVHEAPGDCLSLLEDGAGFNELDRLTLAVGMSLDPLRASIGDALEDTLNPAFFVSVVSGAIASWVVLAAAPEPVFTKAAAVIAAVFLAYVGVKSFLTVVRACGALKAATDRAQTFQELEEAADAFAQTLGPEVARIFVLAVTVLVSHGVTVGLSSALTLMPGFPDAVRLGTAQAGFSVARVLDVSAVAVVDGVVEVTLASTAVTMAAVGPPPPSSSGGGPGKWVQVNETMSDRAREYQAQVTGAPKGSAYRIKQGDEEVDFDGFDPKEDLLLEAKGEGYAKFIQDNMTLKEFYRGFNKVLAQAQRQLDAAGGRRIRWIVAEERFAMFLRRAFEANNYPIEVVSVPPIR
- a CDS encoding immunity 52 family protein codes for the protein MMETYYAGCYWLARLEPIESCAQRLEFFLEKLAPLEPTWNRWHQSAATFEKARKRQVQPDAKTLAKLLGQKSNRLRDSSSFWLWAGETPDETSAFNGRCGGSSMHVSSACILNSLGQSEVAQRVVTAPVLTGLVRAMAFAWEPEFAIATSHAHQERLSAGQFSAAGTFVGWVTYLADFRGPVPPLPSPVQVEHIPDRGTLITLTQEKFSASNPAHVALAADVQARLQAAGLLTPLRPWGT
- a CDS encoding cupin domain-containing protein encodes the protein MVEELVRRLDLKPHPEGGYYRETYRAAFQVQTLRGRRSAGTAIYYLLQRGEFSAWHRVVGADELWLFHDGEPLALHLVHEDGRLESTVLGRDVTQGHQPQVLVPAGVLQAAEPLGAYTLVGCTVSPGFDFADFELPGAEAMVARHPAHEVLLRRLSKPGR
- a CDS encoding helix-turn-helix domain-containing protein, translating into MDTELAGILGAAARTVRVKLGLTQADVADRIGMASEVYGRLERGHMLPSVQNLRRLCVVLNIPPHDLLGLGDEFAAPPPKEKPRPRGDEEVPEMRRLMRNLRRLTPVQLKLMNLVASAMQQQKKKP